The sequence GTATCCGGGAACTCACTGCTATGATATACACATTCAAATTTCAAGACCAGGTCCACAGGATCGACCTGGATGAAGGGAAAAATACGGAAGTGGAAATAGACGGGAGAAGGATGCCCGTAGAGTTTCAGAAGATAGATGAAAGGTTTTATTCGATCATTATAGACGGTAAATCCATCTCGGCGGGGATATTAAAAAAAGGAAAGAAGGTGGAAGTCTTTCTGGATGGTGACCTCTACGAGTTTGAATCCATCTCAGAAAGAGAAAGACAAAGCGGCTCTGCGCTCATATCCGGCATTCAGGATATAAAGTCTCCTATGCCCAGCCGTGTGGTCAAAATTCTAAAAGAGGAAGATGAGGAAGTGAAAGAAGGAGAGGGTGTTATAGTTATTGAGGCGATGAAGATGGAGAGCGAGCTCAAATCTCCGATCGACGGAAAGGTAAAACAGGTCAAAGTCCAAGAAGGGAGCGCCGTGGAGGGTGGAACGGTGCTTCTGGTGATTTCGTCGGAGTAGAATTTGGCTTAAGAGTAAGTCTCCAATCCGGCGCTGGTTGGCTTTTGAGGGAATGGTATTGAGACTCTGCACTCCGATTTTCATTTGACGAATGCAGACACAGATATGATAAACCCATCCCAACATTTTTCATTGCGTTTTGGGTGATCAATTTTAACAAGCCTGGATAAACCCCCCTTTAGGAAGAAAAACGTCAAATATGAGATCTAACCCCTTATTCTTCGTTCTAAGAATGGATTTGTGTATTACTACACAGAAAAGCCTGTGTAAATATACACAGACTTATTTTTTTAAAATGTTTTCTACTTATAACTTGTTGTAAAAACTAATGATTAAAAACACAGGTGGTGGTATAGATATTGCCCTGGACTTCTTATCCTCGAGCTTAGGAGGGTAAAGCCATGCGGAATCGATTAAAAAGTAGGTTTCTCATATTTTCCTTTATCACTGCGATCACGTTTGTAATTGGGTGGGGATGCGATGACAATCCTTTTGATGAGGATGCGTTTGATGTGGGTCCTGAAGACGAGCCTAATTTTAGGGCTTTTGCTGCCGGCATAGAGGGCGATGTGAGCATAGAAGTTACAGCAACAAGGGACGAAAGGGAACCGGGCGGGGACGGATTTTTGCTTATAGGGGATGATGAGTTCGACTTCGGTATAGCGGATGCAATACTCTCGACCGATTCCGACATAGGGACTCTTATACCGCAGTCGGATGAGGATACAGGAGATTTCGTACTCTGCACTCCTTCATTTGCAAGGTTTACCGTTGATATAGACGGTACACAAACCACACTCCAGCTTAATGAGTGTGAAGAGGATAATCCCGAGAATCCGCTTTTCATAGAGGACGGAGTATTAATCAACCCATGTACCGGAGATGAGGTTACCGATATAGAGGCCTTTAAGGGGGAGTGCTTGCCCGAGGAGAGTGGAGGCGAGCCCGGAAAAGATAGCATAGTGCTCCGTGAGTTTAATGGAAACTGCACTGCCGATGACCCCTGTATTGTTAATATCGATGTAGTAATCTTTGTGCCGCTCTTTAATCCGGATATTGACCCAGACATCGATTTAGATGACATCGTTGCTGATATCTTCTAAAGATAGTTTTCAGTAAGCTGCTTGCCATCCCAACGCTCCAGCACCGCAAATGATGAAACCGGTTTACGCCTTAGTTTTGTGAGGTTTCTGGTCGGCTTCCCCATCGGTATAACCGCACACACCGCAAAGTGTTTGGGAATGCCCAGAAGTTCCTGCAGTTTGGGCTCCTGGGCTATGGGCATTGTGGTAATGGTTCCGCCATACCCTTCGTGACGGGCCGCAAGCAATATGTTCCAGACAAAGGGGTAAACGGAAGCACCGCTCACCACACCGATGCGCTTTAAATCTTGGTCCATCGATGCAACGACCTTAAGGTCAACACACACCACAAGAACAAGAGCCGCCCGTAAATATGTTTCTCTCATGTGTGACGGAACCGGAGTCTGCTCGATTGTCTCCGCATCGACGGACGTAGGGTCGATAGTGTTCCAAGGGTTTTCTCCCGCTTTCTTTTGCGCCGCATAGCGCCTTGCCGCCGGTTCAGCCAACTCCGCTAGGGTTTCCTTGGTATTATGATCCCGTATGACAATCACCCGCCATCCCTGCCTGTTCCCACCGCTCGGGGCAAAACGGGCATTGTCCAGAATCCGGTAGAGAATAGAATCGGGCAAAGGATCGTTAGTAAATTCTCTTGCCGAAAAGGTTGTGCGCATGATATCGTAGAGCTCCATAAGCTTTCCTCCATAATTGTGTCTCGTTAATTTTAACTAATTTAATTCAAAATTTTTTAGCCAGCATTTGACATCATGATGCTTTTACACTATCATCATGATATGAGAACAACGTTAACGTTAGATGACGATGTAGTTGCCAAGCTAAAAGAAGAAATGAGGCGCAGTGGTCAATCTTTCAAAGAAACTGTGAATACGGTTTTACGAAAGGGATTAAACGTTCCAAAGAAAAACAAATTTGAACCTTTCAAGGTTAATCCCAAGAATTTAAAACCTCGAATTACAATTGATTACGATAATATCGGCGAACTCCTAGAGCAAATTGAAGGCCCTTTGCATAGATGATACTCATTGATGCCAATCTCTTGCTTTATGCTTATGATAGCTCAAGCGAGCATCATAACAGGGCGCGTAGCTGGTTGGAAAATATTCTTTCTGAGCCTCAACCCATTAGATTAGCCTGGGTCACCATATTGGCATTTTTGAGGATATCCACTAACCGTAAAATTTTTGAAAACCCCTTCACCATGTCAGAAGCAACTTCTATAGTTCAAAAATGGCTTGAGCATCAAACGGTTGACCTGTTACATCCCTCAGAACGACATTGGACAATCCTTTCAAAGCTGCTAAAAGACGGACAAGCAAACGGTCCATTAGTAATGGATGCTCATCTGGCCGCCTTGGCAATCGAACACGGAGCCAAGCTCTATACTACGGATAGAGATTTTTCTCGTTTTGACAATCTTCAGGTAGTTAACCCGTTATTGAAATAAACCGAAAAGAGCCCGCCTTTGTTTTTATCAATATGAAATACAGATTGTGTTTGATTGATTAAATAGAATTAACATAAATGCGTAATTTGCTCTTCAAGATGGTATGATTTACGTCGAGATTATAAGCTCCTATTGGCTTTAAGGAATACGATTACAATTAGCCCTCGAAATCATGATCGACAACTAATATGGCCAGAACCTATGAATATGATGCAGTTGTGGTCGGTTCGGGACCGAATGGCCTCGCCGCCGCGATTACGCTGGCTCAGGCAGGCTTTTCTGTGCTGGTGTATGAGGCTAAGAGCACCGTAGGCGGGGGTACTCGCTCGGCCGAGCTGACCCTGCCTGGATTTGTCCACGACGTATGCTCCGCAATACACCCCCTAGGAGTGGGCTCCCCTTTTTTCAGGTCCCTGCCACTTTCGCAGTACGGCCTTGAGTGGATTCATCCCATCGTTCCGCTCGCCCATCCCTTCGATGACGGTAGAGCGGCGGTGCTCGAACGCTCGATTGACAAAACTTGTGAGACCTTAGACCAGGACGCCAATGCCTACCGAGACCTAATGGAGCCGCTCGTATCCGACTGGGATAAGCTTGCCGATGGGTTACTTGGTCCGTTGCAGCTTCCGCATCATCCGATAGCGATGGTTCGCTTCGGCTTGAATGCGATCCAGTCAGCGAACGGCTTGGCAAGGAGGCTATTCAAGGGAAAACGAGCTCGTGGGCTTTTTGCCGGGTTGGCCGCGCATTCCATCATGCCGCTAGACCATATGATAACTGCCGCAATCGGGCTTGTTCTCGGAATCCTGGGACACGCCGTCGGCTGGCCTATGCCCCGGGGAGGGTCGCAGAAAATCGCAGATGCGCTTTCCGGATACCTACGTTCCCTCGGCGGAGAAATCATTACTAATACCTTAATCGAATCGATTGACGACTTACCGACTGCTCGTGCCATCCTACTCGACGTAACACCCCGCCAGTTGCTTAGGATGACCGGCCATCGCCTGCCGGCCGGATATCGTCGCAGGCTCGAGAGTTATCGCTACGGCCCGGGTGTATTCAAGGTTGATTTGGCACTAGACGGCCCTATTCCCTGGAAGGCAAAGGAATGTGCCGGTGCCGGAACCGTGCACTTGGGCGGGACGATTGATGAGATTGCAGCCGGTGAGCGCATGATGTGGGAAGGAAGGTATCCAGAGAGACCATACGTGTTAGTAGCCCAGCATAGCCTTTTTGACCCGTCCCGCGCCCCGGAGGGAAAGCACACCGTTTGGGCTTACTGTCACGTTCCCAACGGCTCTACATTTGATATGACCGAGCGAATCGAAGCACAAATTGAACGGTTTGCACCAGGGTTTCGGGACCTTATACTGGCAAGAAGCACCAAGTCGCCGATAGAGTTTGAAGAATACAATCCCAATTATATAGGCGGCGACATAAATGGCGGTATACAGGACCTGAGGCAGCTTTTTACCCGGCCGGTAGCCCGGCTGGTACCCTATTCCACTCCCATCAAGGGACTCTACATCTGTTCCTCATCCACGCCTCCGGGCGGCGGTGTACACGGTATGTGCGGCTATCATGCTGCGCGGGCCGCCCTTCGTGACGTTTTTCAGCATCGTGATTATAGAGCGTTAAAATTTTTCTCTTTGTGACGATTTCCAAATTGTTACTCCGTTGTTAAAATAAATCGGGAAAAGGGTCTGTTGTCCTAGTTCTTATCAATATGAAATGTAAATTGTGTTTAAACGAAAAATCCTTAAATAAACAACTGTTCCTTTTAAGATTTCTCACTACGTTCGAAATGACAATTCATATAGGTATGTTCCGAGATTTAAGCTGAGTTCTTTGTTATCATTCCTAGCGGATGAGAATCCGCTCATCCTGAGTCTAATCGAAGGATGGATAAATATGCCGAGTTCGCCCTTTGACTCCGCTCAGGACGAACGTGGTTATTGAATTGTTGCCCATTCATCCCGAGTTCCGAGCTTTAATGAAGTGTCTTTCCAGAACTAACTTGAGTGAGCTTCAGAGGAATCTTAACTCTGGGCATAAGTAAGGTTTCTGCATTCGAATCAAGGATGACAGAATATCTCTGGGCAAAACTCGTCCCAACATTGTCTGAAGCCTTAAATTTTGACTGTTACAGATTGACCTTTTTAATACTAGCCAGGATTTTGGCTATTTTAATCCTAAGCTCTATTGGAGCATTATAATTAGAACTCTCTCTGTTATAGCAAACTATTTCACCTAGGCAATTTGAGCGGTTTGGGGGACACAACGATACCGTTATTATCGGCGTAGACGAACTCGCCCGGATGGAAAGTAACACCGCCAAAGGCAACCGGGATATTAAACTCTCCAACCCCGCGTTTTTCGGTTTTTAAGGGAATGGCATTAAGCGCCTTGACGCCAATATTCATTCCACGAATAGCATCCACATCGCGGATGCAGCCGTAGATTATAAACCCTTCCCAGCCGTTTTTTACTGCGGCTTCGGCGATCAAATCGCCCAAAAGAGCGCGCCGCAAAGAGCCTCCTCCGTCAACCACCATCACTTTGCCATGGCCAGGGGTAGAAGCGGTTTCCTTGACGACGGAGTTATCCTCGTAGCATTTAACGGTAACGACCTCTCCGCCAAAAGAGGCTTTACCGCCATAGTTGTTGAAGAGCGGCTCTACCACTCGCACCAGGCCGGGATAGGCGTCGCATAGGTCGGGGGTTTGATACTCCATTTATTTTCCTTACCTCATTTTTATGAATGGCTAGTTCGGGATAAAGAGTCTACGACGACGAACGGATTAACAGTATTAACGAAATCCATTTTATTACAAGTGTGACTACCTTACAGAATAATTAGAAAGCAATAAATTCACTCCTGTAAAACAAGGCTTTTAGGCAGGTAAGAACGGTTTTTCCAAATCGAGTTTCCCCCTTTTATGTTTGCTGTGTAGGCGCTGTCCTAACCCTATTCATTCAAACAGGTATTCTACCCCCCTTGTATTTCCACCCTTACAAAGGGGGGAATCAAAGAGGGGTTGCTTCCTCTTTAATCTTTCATGAAGTCCCTTGATTTACCTCAGGTGAACCCCGCTAATCAATCTCTTATTTTGGACGAATTTGGCCCTGATTTTTTAAATAATCCGTTCAACGTAATTGCTGATTGTGAGAGCTCGGAACGCTATACTATTACTCAAGCTACGTTTAAACAATGATAAGAAGCCCGAATCCCTTACTCCTAGCACTGTTTTCAGTCATGCTTACCATAATGGGGTTAAATATCTCATCCGCAAAAGACATCCGGGATAAGGTTATTAACGAAACAATTCTGGATGAAGAGATCACCCGATTCTGTATTCAGTACTGCCAAGGAAACGAGCGGAAGGGTTATCTGGAGAGTTTAGTGATAGAGCCGATGAATGATAGCGGCCGATACCGGGTTGTGGGAAGAGCCTCTCTTCAAAACCGCCACGTCATTCGAGACCCGTTCGAGTTCGTGCTATACGACCATACCGTTATAGTGAATGCATTTGGAACGCTCGACCCGGATAATTGTGAATTACGCATTGATAATGCCTTTGTGGAGAACGACTTTCACGATATTTTTAAGACTTTGCTTCGAAATCATACCGACGTCATCGGAAGGGTGGAGAAAATTCCCGATTGCCGCCGGTTTCTGGAGTAAACACTTTAACAGCAATGCTCAGAAAAGACTTCGGCAATAACAATAGCGAATCAAATAAGTTAAGGGAAAACACGGTATTCCCGATAATTCAAAGAATCGTCACAGACTTGGAACAAGCGGGCTGGTATTGCGTCGTGGGCGATGAAATTCCTAACAAGGTTAAGCAAGGATTAGAGAATTCAACACACGCGGATTCACCATATTGTTTCACCTCTCTGCAAATAGTGGACATAGAACACCGGCTGGTTCAATACGTTTATGTGTTTTTTCGGGATGAAACCATCCGCGTTATGGGCGATGAAAATTCTAGGATTAAAGAATTAATCGTCGAATTAAACCGGGCAAATGAAGAGTTAGAAAATGCGATAAGAGGGGTAATAGACCTGGGTGTCTGAATGTATTGATATTTGGAGTTTGGGCTTAATCCAGAACCCACTTCCCCCTGTCATCCCCGAATTATTTTTCGGGGATCCAGAATTAAATACTGGATTCCCCCTTGCCCGGGAATGACCGGTCGGGGGATTCTCACTCCCGGATCAAGGTCGAGGACAAGCTTCGTGGGAATGACTAACCAATTTGTTCAATAAAGCAGATGGGAAAAGAATGTGCCGCCTTCTACCTAAAGTTTGTTTCGTCTTAAAATTGACAGAATCAGAAATTAGTGCTAAGTTTTCTTTAGTTTGCAGTAGTTCCAGTCTAATGAAGATGTCAATCTGAAATTAATCTTGAACCACTCGCATAACCAATACCACACAAAGGAGGTTGCTGAATCATGGCAGAACGCGAAATTGGCACTGTAAAGTGGTTCAATTCTACCAAGGGCTTTGGTTTTATTGAGCGCGCTAACAACAAAGACGTTTTCGTTCACTACAGTGAGATTAATGCTGCCGGCTATCGTTCCCTGGAAGAGGGACAGCGGGTAGAATTCACCGTCGTTGACGGCCCAAAGGGTCCGCAAGCACAAAACGTCGTTAAAGCTTAGTGAACAAAAAGTGCGTTGTGTCTTTTCAGCGCACTTTTCCCTTCCTCTTTTTTTCCTGCTTAAAAAAATTAGAGATTACATTTGTCCCAGGATTTTCAGCTTGATTAATCTAAGGCAGGCAATCCGAACCGGAGGATCTACTTTGTCTTGTCTATATTCTTCGCCAGATTAATGTCGTTATCGGTTACTCCGCCCTGGCTGTGTGTGGAAAGGCTGAGAGTTACTTTGTTGTATTTAATCAAAATATCCGGATGGTGGTCCGCCTTTTCGGCAAGGATGGCAACCTTGTTCACAAAGGCCATAGCATCTACAAAATCTTTATGGGTATAGGTCTTGGCAATCTCATTCCCCTTCAACTGCCAGCCTTCTAGGTCCTTTAGTTTTTCCTTAATCTCTTTTTCCGATAGTACAGCCATTTGCGACCTCCTTTTAACTTGAGAATTCTCTATGGCATGCACCGGGTTACCGCTACATTGTCATTGCGAACGTCAGAAGGATGTGAAGAAATCTCTCTTTTTGCCATTGTTCACGAGATTGCTTCGTCACCATGCCTGTCCTGAGTTTATCGAAGGGTTCCTCGCAATGACACTTGAGGCAATATTATT comes from Thermodesulfobacteriota bacterium and encodes:
- a CDS encoding biotin/lipoyl-containing protein; the protein is MIYTFKFQDQVHRIDLDEGKNTEVEIDGRRMPVEFQKIDERFYSIIIDGKSISAGILKKGKKVEVFLDGDLYEFESISERERQSGSALISGIQDIKSPMPSRVVKILKEEDEEVKEGEGVIVIEAMKMESELKSPIDGKVKQVKVQEGSAVEGGTVLLVISSE
- a CDS encoding nitroreductase family protein, with translation MELYDIMRTTFSAREFTNDPLPDSILYRILDNARFAPSGGNRQGWRVIVIRDHNTKETLAELAEPAARRYAAQKKAGENPWNTIDPTSVDAETIEQTPVPSHMRETYLRAALVLVVCVDLKVVASMDQDLKRIGVVSGASVYPFVWNILLAARHEGYGGTITTMPIAQEPKLQELLGIPKHFAVCAVIPMGKPTRNLTKLRRKPVSSFAVLERWDGKQLTENYL
- a CDS encoding DUF2191 domain-containing protein yields the protein MMLLHYHHDMRTTLTLDDDVVAKLKEEMRRSGQSFKETVNTVLRKGLNVPKKNKFEPFKVNPKNLKPRITIDYDNIGELLEQIEGPLHR
- a CDS encoding type II toxin-antitoxin system VapC family toxin, which produces MILIDANLLLYAYDSSSEHHNRARSWLENILSEPQPIRLAWVTILAFLRISTNRKIFENPFTMSEATSIVQKWLEHQTVDLLHPSERHWTILSKLLKDGQANGPLVMDAHLAALAIEHGAKLYTTDRDFSRFDNLQVVNPLLK
- a CDS encoding NAD(P)/FAD-dependent oxidoreductase, with protein sequence MARTYEYDAVVVGSGPNGLAAAITLAQAGFSVLVYEAKSTVGGGTRSAELTLPGFVHDVCSAIHPLGVGSPFFRSLPLSQYGLEWIHPIVPLAHPFDDGRAAVLERSIDKTCETLDQDANAYRDLMEPLVSDWDKLADGLLGPLQLPHHPIAMVRFGLNAIQSANGLARRLFKGKRARGLFAGLAAHSIMPLDHMITAAIGLVLGILGHAVGWPMPRGGSQKIADALSGYLRSLGGEIITNTLIESIDDLPTARAILLDVTPRQLLRMTGHRLPAGYRRRLESYRYGPGVFKVDLALDGPIPWKAKECAGAGTVHLGGTIDEIAAGERMMWEGRYPERPYVLVAQHSLFDPSRAPEGKHTVWAYCHVPNGSTFDMTERIEAQIERFAPGFRDLILARSTKSPIEFEEYNPNYIGGDINGGIQDLRQLFTRPVARLVPYSTPIKGLYICSSSTPPGGGVHGMCGYHAARAALRDVFQHRDYRALKFFSL
- the rraA gene encoding ribonuclease E activity regulator RraA; translated protein: MEYQTPDLCDAYPGLVRVVEPLFNNYGGKASFGGEVVTVKCYEDNSVVKETASTPGHGKVMVVDGGGSLRRALLGDLIAEAAVKNGWEGFIIYGCIRDVDAIRGMNIGVKALNAIPLKTEKRGVGEFNIPVAFGGVTFHPGEFVYADNNGIVVSPKPLKLPR
- a CDS encoding cold-shock protein, which gives rise to MAEREIGTVKWFNSTKGFGFIERANNKDVFVHYSEINAAGYRSLEEGQRVEFTVVDGPKGPQAQNVVKA
- a CDS encoding 4a-hydroxytetrahydrobiopterin dehydratase, giving the protein MAVLSEKEIKEKLKDLEGWQLKGNEIAKTYTHKDFVDAMAFVNKVAILAEKADHHPDILIKYNKVTLSLSTHSQGGVTDNDINLAKNIDKTK